From a single Oceanobacillus kimchii X50 genomic region:
- the proC gene encoding pyrroline-5-carboxylate reductase, whose product MNQKIAFMGAGSLAEAIISGITKAKIVPNENILVTNKSDKNRLKRMEEGYAIQGNTNKKEVITQADIIILAMKPKDAATSLSFMKEYIRSNQMVISVIAGLTTERMESILEKEIPVIRTMPNTSALIGHSATAIAKGTYVTNEQLAIAEQLFQTVGMTTIIEEEDMHTVTAIAGSGPAFFYYMVEAMEQAATEAGLDSELASQLLAQTVIGAGKMLELSGDPKTLRKNITSPGGTTEAGVKQLMSEDFAAIVQSCVQRARERSMELAAKS is encoded by the coding sequence ATGAATCAAAAGATTGCATTTATGGGGGCAGGATCGCTTGCAGAAGCGATTATATCTGGAATTACAAAAGCTAAGATTGTCCCAAATGAAAATATACTCGTAACCAATAAAAGTGACAAAAACCGATTAAAACGAATGGAAGAGGGTTATGCCATTCAAGGAAATACAAATAAAAAAGAAGTAATCACACAAGCAGATATCATCATTTTGGCGATGAAACCAAAAGACGCTGCTACATCATTATCTTTTATGAAAGAATATATTCGTTCAAATCAAATGGTGATTTCTGTAATTGCAGGACTTACAACGGAAAGAATGGAATCGATCTTAGAAAAAGAAATTCCAGTTATTCGTACCATGCCTAATACCTCTGCATTAATCGGTCATTCAGCAACAGCGATTGCTAAAGGGACGTATGTTACTAATGAACAATTAGCGATCGCTGAACAATTATTTCAAACAGTTGGTATGACTACAATTATTGAAGAAGAAGATATGCATACAGTTACAGCTATTGCTGGTAGCGGACCGGCTTTCTTTTATTATATGGTGGAAGCGATGGAACAAGCAGCTACAGAAGCAGGATTAGATTCAGAATTAGCTTCCCAACTATTAGCTCAAACCGTCATTGGTGCAGGAAAAATGTTAGAATTATCTGGGGACCCAAAAACCCTACGAAAAAATATTACAAGTCCTGGCGGAACAACTGAAGCAGGTGTCAAGCAGCTAATGAGTGAAGATTTTGCAGCCATCGTACAATCCTGTGTTCAGCGAGCACGAGAACGTTCCATGGAACTTGCTGCGAAGTCATGA
- a CDS encoding TIGR04104 family putative zinc finger protein → MHTPSCKYCEAQWSYGETFKNIFKPRMICSHCGEENYYQSNSKNSWITLFGIPIVLIVALLLDLSTSLIILISIILVIVHIALFPYRTQLKKKEKK, encoded by the coding sequence ATGCATACACCATCTTGTAAATATTGTGAAGCACAGTGGAGCTATGGTGAAACGTTTAAAAATATCTTTAAACCTCGTATGATATGTTCACATTGTGGGGAAGAAAATTATTACCAATCCAATAGTAAAAATAGTTGGATTACGCTATTTGGAATACCGATTGTTTTAATTGTTGCTTTATTATTAGATTTGTCGACAAGTTTAATTATACTTATTTCCATAATATTAGTGATTGTGCACATCGCGCTTTTCCCGTATCGGACACAATTAAAGAAGAAAGAAAAGAAATAA
- a CDS encoding deoxynucleoside kinase — MNLREKYQIPNDSIITIAGTVGVGKSTMTNALAEALQFKTSFEKVDSNPYLSDFYNDFERWSFHLQIYFLAERFKEQKKIFEYGGGFIQDRSIYEDTGIFAKMHYDNGTMNPTDYETYKSLFDAMVMTPYFPHPDLLIYLEGSFDEVVSRIKSRGRDMEKNTPIEYWEEMYRRYSDWIDNFNACPVLRINISDYDLMKENDSLALILEKIGRSIQLSRKYKKGEIITN; from the coding sequence ATGAATTTACGAGAAAAATATCAAATTCCTAATGACAGTATTATTACCATTGCAGGAACAGTTGGAGTTGGAAAATCAACCATGACCAATGCATTAGCAGAGGCATTACAATTTAAAACTTCTTTTGAAAAAGTGGATTCCAATCCCTATTTAAGTGATTTCTACAATGACTTTGAACGTTGGAGCTTTCACTTGCAAATCTATTTCTTAGCAGAACGCTTTAAAGAACAGAAAAAGATTTTTGAATACGGTGGTGGATTTATTCAAGACCGCTCTATTTACGAAGATACAGGGATTTTCGCTAAAATGCATTACGATAATGGAACCATGAATCCAACTGATTACGAGACGTACAAAAGTTTATTTGATGCAATGGTAATGACGCCGTATTTTCCTCATCCGGATTTACTCATTTATCTAGAAGGATCTTTTGATGAAGTTGTATCGCGTATAAAAAGTCGTGGACGTGATATGGAGAAAAACACTCCAATTGAGTATTGGGAAGAAATGTATCGCCGTTATAGTGACTGGATAGATAATTTCAATGCTTGTCCGGTATTACGCATTAATATCTCTGATTATGATTTAATGAAAGAAAATGATTCCCTAGCGTTAATTTTAGAAAAAATAGGGCGTTCCATTCAACTTTCTAGAAAATATAAAAAAGGTGAGATTATCACGAACTAG
- a CDS encoding deoxynucleoside kinase, which translates to MTDVPFIAIEGPIGIGKTSLAKKLSDHFEFHLLKEIVEENPFLGKFYQNINEWSFQTEMFFLCNRFKQLEDINRDYLQQKQSVIADYHITKNMIFAKRTLQQDKLEKYEKIYQILTEDMPTPNILIYIHADLDTILKRIRMRGREVEQQIDPEYLRQLSADYEAFMLEFERTHPHIPVLRIDGDQMDFVQYQDHLKKIIGDVKSLIHEHCDALPSN; encoded by the coding sequence ATGACAGATGTACCTTTTATCGCCATCGAAGGACCGATTGGTATTGGAAAAACATCCTTAGCAAAAAAACTATCGGACCACTTTGAATTTCATTTACTAAAAGAAATTGTAGAAGAAAATCCATTTCTAGGTAAATTTTACCAGAACATCAATGAATGGAGTTTCCAAACAGAAATGTTCTTTTTATGCAATCGATTCAAACAACTTGAAGATATTAATCGTGATTATTTACAACAAAAGCAATCAGTAATAGCTGATTACCATATAACGAAAAATATGATCTTTGCGAAACGTACGTTACAACAAGATAAATTAGAGAAATATGAAAAGATCTATCAAATATTAACAGAAGACATGCCAACACCAAATATACTTATTTATATTCATGCAGATTTAGATACGATTCTTAAACGAATTCGTATGCGTGGACGTGAAGTTGAGCAACAAATTGATCCAGAATACTTGCGACAGCTATCTGCTGATTACGAGGCATTTATGTTGGAATTTGAACGTACTCACCCTCATATTCCTGTATTGCGTATTGATGGAGACCAAATGGATTTTGTTCAATATCAAGATCATTTAAAAAAAATCATTGGTGATGTCAAAAGCCTTATTCACGAACATTGTGATGCATTACCGTCTAACTAA
- a CDS encoding Bcr/CflA family efflux MFS transporter, with the protein MLHNPTGKTRIGLALLLGLLAFLGPLNIDMYLPSFPGISADFGVSATLVQFSLTACLIGLAVGQLVVGPISDAQGRKKPLLISTFLFALSSLLCAFAPNITTLIIARFLQGLTASAGVVLSRAVVRDVFTGKQLTKFFALLMVINAIAPMIAPMIGGGILAIPSTNWQSIFYFLAMIGIFIVLIVAIKLKETLPLEKRIPSSIGSSVKTMGSLLKDRSFIGYALVVGFVHGGSFAYVSGTPFVYQEIYGVSPQVFSVLFGINGLAIITGSFIIGRFSDIISEKKLLQTAVTIALTATSLLLLMTIIKGPLASLVILIFIYMITMGMTITSTFTLGMAKQGHRAGSASAVLGMLPMLLGALFSPLAGINEASAVPMGTILFTTSLIGFIAFYTLVKKDQNEKKQEKG; encoded by the coding sequence ATATTACATAATCCCACTGGGAAAACGCGGATTGGATTAGCATTATTATTAGGATTACTGGCTTTTTTAGGCCCGCTTAATATTGATATGTATTTGCCAAGCTTTCCGGGGATTTCTGCAGATTTCGGCGTAAGTGCTACACTTGTCCAGTTTAGTTTGACTGCATGCTTAATAGGGCTAGCAGTTGGTCAATTAGTAGTTGGACCTATTAGTGATGCTCAAGGTAGGAAGAAACCATTATTAATTTCGACTTTCTTATTTGCATTATCTTCGCTTCTATGTGCTTTTGCACCCAATATTACAACGCTAATTATTGCGCGTTTCTTGCAAGGTTTAACTGCATCTGCAGGAGTAGTCTTATCTCGTGCTGTTGTACGTGATGTGTTTACAGGAAAACAACTGACGAAGTTTTTTGCACTTTTAATGGTAATTAATGCAATTGCACCAATGATTGCACCAATGATTGGTGGAGGGATATTAGCTATTCCGTCAACAAATTGGCAATCTATCTTTTATTTTCTCGCTATGATTGGAATTTTTATTGTGCTAATCGTTGCCATAAAATTAAAGGAAACCTTGCCTCTTGAAAAACGTATTCCAAGTTCGATTGGATCTTCTGTGAAAACAATGGGAAGTTTACTCAAGGATCGTTCATTTATCGGCTATGCATTAGTGGTTGGATTTGTGCATGGGGGAAGTTTCGCTTATGTATCCGGTACACCATTTGTTTACCAAGAAATCTATGGTGTATCACCACAGGTATTCAGTGTCTTATTTGGAATTAATGGACTTGCTATTATTACCGGAAGCTTTATCATTGGACGTTTTAGTGACATTATTTCAGAGAAAAAACTGCTACAAACAGCAGTTACAATTGCATTAACTGCGACTTCCCTTCTTTTACTAATGACAATAATTAAAGGTCCGTTAGCGTCACTAGTGATTTTAATCTTTATATACATGATTACTATGGGGATGACGATCACAAGCACATTTACTTTAGGAATGGCCAAACAGGGGCATCGTGCAGGAAGTGCTAGTGCCGTATTAGGCATGCTTCCAATGTTACTTGGAGCATTATTTTCTCCTCTTGCTGGTATTAATGAAGCATCTGCTGTTCCAATGGGGACGATATTGTTTACAACATCTCTTATCGGTTTCATTGCTTTCTATACATTGGTTAAAAAGGATCAAAATGAAAAGAAACAAGAAAAAGGTTAG
- a CDS encoding dicarboxylate/amino acid:cation symporter yields MSLTKKILIALIAGAVVGGILTFTPDSFFGPVDKYFLNPIGQIFLNLIMMLVVPLVFVSITLGTAGLGEPAKLGKIGVTTVGFFLCTTALAITIGLGLGYIIQPGEAGMFDTENANYEPSEAPPIMDTLINIIPENPIAAMSSGEMLQIIAFAIFIGIALAYLGDKTQGIYNLFEQANEILNWLVMVVMKFAPYGAFALIASAIGGAGIDAVGSMLSYMLTVILGLFVHGLLVYGLVIWFLGKQNPFTFYKGFFPAMSVAFSTSSSNATLPLSMKTAQENLGVKKEISSFVQPLGATINMDGTAIMQAVATVFISQVYSIPLGFSELLMVVLVATLASVGTAGVPGVGMIMLAMVLNQIGLPAEGIALIIGIDRILDMLRTSLNITGDATIAYVISEREKRKEAASVK; encoded by the coding sequence ATGAGTTTAACTAAAAAGATATTAATTGCGCTCATTGCAGGTGCTGTTGTTGGAGGAATTTTAACATTTACACCTGATTCATTTTTTGGACCAGTAGATAAGTATTTTCTAAATCCAATTGGTCAAATATTCTTAAATTTAATTATGATGCTTGTTGTACCGCTAGTATTCGTATCTATTACTCTAGGAACAGCTGGATTAGGTGAACCAGCTAAACTAGGTAAAATTGGTGTAACTACTGTTGGGTTTTTCTTATGTACTACTGCACTTGCAATTACAATAGGATTAGGTTTAGGTTATATCATACAACCAGGAGAAGCAGGAATGTTCGATACCGAAAATGCGAACTATGAGCCAAGTGAAGCTCCTCCGATAATGGATACATTAATAAACATCATTCCAGAAAATCCAATTGCAGCAATGTCATCAGGAGAAATGTTACAAATAATTGCTTTTGCAATATTTATTGGTATTGCTTTAGCTTACCTTGGAGATAAAACTCAAGGGATTTATAATTTATTTGAACAAGCAAATGAAATATTGAATTGGTTAGTTATGGTAGTAATGAAATTCGCCCCTTATGGAGCTTTTGCCTTGATCGCATCGGCCATAGGTGGTGCTGGGATAGACGCAGTAGGATCTATGCTAAGCTATATGTTAACGGTTATACTTGGATTATTTGTTCATGGTCTATTAGTATATGGTTTGGTCATTTGGTTCTTAGGAAAACAGAATCCATTTACCTTTTATAAAGGATTTTTCCCGGCAATGTCTGTTGCGTTTAGTACATCAAGTTCCAATGCAACATTACCACTTTCCATGAAGACAGCACAGGAAAATCTCGGGGTAAAGAAAGAAATTAGTAGTTTTGTTCAGCCTCTAGGCGCAACCATAAATATGGATGGTACTGCAATAATGCAGGCCGTTGCGACCGTGTTTATCTCGCAAGTATATAGTATACCATTAGGATTTTCAGAACTACTAATGGTAGTGTTAGTTGCAACATTAGCTAGTGTTGGAACAGCAGGAGTACCAGGTGTAGGAATGATTATGTTAGCAATGGTATTAAATCAAATTGGTTTACCTGCAGAGGGTATTGCATTAATTATTGGTATTGACCGTATTTTAGATATGCTACGTACATCATTAAACATTACTGGTGATGCAACAATAGCGTATGTAATTTCTGAAAGAGAAAAACGTAAAGAAGCAGCTAGCGTGAAATAG
- the acsA gene encoding acetate--CoA ligase: MDMQVVPAREGNHNLKDYEAFRKNFSWEEVKKNFSWYETGKVNMAYEAVDKHAANPNKKDQAALLYSAPNHEEKVTFEQLRLKSNQFANVLKKYNIEKGDRVFLFMPRSPEFYAAFFGILKIGAIAGPLFEAFMEQAVGDRLEDSEARVLITTPELLYRVPQDKLPNLEKIVLVGDNSETDDKYIHYDEEMKDASEEFDIVWVDLEDGMLLHYTSGSTGKPKGILHVHNAMIQHYATAEWVLDLKEDDIYWCTADPGWVTGTSYGIFAPWLHGVTNVIRGGRFTPDDWYQTLQDYKVSVWYTAPTALRMLVSYGEDTVKKYDLSSVRHILSVGEPLNPEVITWGLKAFDLRIHDTWWMTETGAQLIVNIPSLEIRPGSMGKPIPGVEASIVDNEGNEIPPNQMGNLAIKEGWPSMMREVWNNKGKYDSYFVNGWYVSGDSAYRDEDGYFWFQGRLDDVINTSGERVGPFEVESKLIEHPAVSEAGVIGKPHPERGEIIKAFITLNAGYEDSEELLEDIRQFVKTGLSAHAAPREIEVKDSIPKTRSGKIMRRLLKSWELGLPTGDTSTLEK; the protein is encoded by the coding sequence ATGGATATGCAAGTAGTACCTGCACGTGAAGGTAATCATAATTTAAAGGATTATGAAGCTTTTAGAAAGAATTTTTCATGGGAGGAAGTCAAGAAAAATTTCTCTTGGTATGAAACAGGAAAGGTGAATATGGCCTATGAAGCAGTAGATAAGCATGCAGCTAATCCAAACAAAAAAGATCAAGCAGCCTTATTATACTCTGCTCCCAATCATGAAGAGAAAGTAACGTTTGAACAACTTCGACTAAAGAGTAATCAATTTGCAAATGTACTAAAGAAATATAACATTGAAAAAGGCGATCGTGTCTTTTTGTTTATGCCGAGGAGTCCAGAATTCTATGCAGCATTTTTTGGAATTCTAAAAATCGGAGCTATTGCCGGTCCATTATTTGAAGCGTTTATGGAACAGGCAGTAGGAGATCGGTTGGAAGACAGCGAGGCTCGAGTGTTAATTACAACGCCAGAATTATTATATCGTGTACCACAGGATAAGCTCCCGAATTTAGAAAAAATTGTACTTGTAGGTGATAATTCAGAAACAGATGATAAATATATTCATTATGATGAAGAGATGAAAGACGCATCTGAAGAATTTGATATTGTCTGGGTTGATTTAGAGGATGGAATGTTATTGCATTACACATCTGGTTCAACAGGAAAACCAAAAGGAATCCTTCATGTGCACAATGCCATGATTCAGCATTATGCTACTGCAGAATGGGTCCTTGATTTAAAAGAAGATGATATTTATTGGTGTACCGCAGATCCAGGTTGGGTAACTGGTACGAGTTATGGAATCTTTGCCCCGTGGCTTCACGGAGTAACCAATGTTATTCGCGGTGGACGGTTTACACCAGATGATTGGTATCAAACATTACAAGATTATAAAGTATCGGTCTGGTATACGGCACCAACTGCATTACGAATGTTGGTAAGTTATGGAGAAGACACAGTGAAAAAATATGATCTATCTTCTGTTCGGCACATCCTTAGTGTTGGAGAGCCATTGAATCCAGAAGTAATTACATGGGGGTTAAAAGCTTTTGATCTGCGAATTCATGATACATGGTGGATGACAGAGACAGGTGCGCAATTAATTGTGAACATCCCTTCTCTTGAGATTAGACCAGGATCCATGGGAAAACCAATACCTGGCGTAGAAGCTTCAATCGTTGATAATGAAGGAAATGAAATTCCACCAAACCAAATGGGGAACCTTGCTATTAAGGAAGGCTGGCCATCGATGATGCGGGAAGTGTGGAATAATAAAGGTAAGTATGATAGCTATTTCGTAAATGGCTGGTATGTGTCGGGTGATAGTGCATACCGTGATGAAGATGGGTATTTTTGGTTCCAAGGTCGTCTGGATGATGTCATTAATACATCAGGCGAAAGAGTCGGCCCATTTGAAGTAGAAAGTAAATTAATAGAACATCCAGCGGTTTCAGAAGCAGGTGTTATCGGAAAACCGCACCCTGAACGCGGTGAAATTATTAAGGCATTTATTACTTTAAATGCAGGGTATGAAGATAGTGAAGAATTATTAGAGGATATTCGTCAATTTGTCAAAACAGGCTTAAGTGCACATGCAGCTCCTCGAGAAATTGAGGTGAAGGATAGTATTCCAAAAACGAGAAGTGGGAAAATTATGCGTAGACTTCTAAAATCTTGGGAACTTGGTTTGCCTACAGGAGATACATCTACTTTAGAAAAATAA
- a CDS encoding type 1 glutamine amidotransferase domain-containing protein produces MKKRIATVITDMFEDVEYTDPVQSFKEAGHEVITIEKEKGNSVKGKSNDTNVTIDEGIDNVNPENFDALFIPGGFSPDMLRGDDRFVTFAKHFMDEKKPVMAICHGPQLLITARSLEGRGATGYKSIQVDMEYAGAKVKDEEVVVCQNQLVTSRQPDDIPAFNRESLKVLEG; encoded by the coding sequence ATGAAAAAACGTATAGCAACTGTAATTACGGATATGTTTGAAGATGTGGAATACACCGACCCTGTCCAATCCTTTAAAGAGGCAGGACATGAAGTGATTACGATTGAAAAAGAAAAAGGAAATTCAGTTAAAGGAAAATCAAATGATACCAACGTAACAATAGATGAAGGTATTGATAATGTGAATCCAGAAAACTTTGATGCATTATTTATACCTGGTGGTTTTTCTCCCGATATGCTTCGTGGAGATGATCGGTTCGTAACTTTTGCTAAGCATTTTATGGACGAGAAAAAACCAGTAATGGCGATTTGCCATGGACCACAGCTCTTAATTACTGCTAGATCGTTAGAAGGAAGAGGGGCGACTGGCTATAAATCTATTCAAGTAGACATGGAATATGCAGGTGCAAAAGTGAAAGACGAAGAAGTAGTAGTTTGCCAAAATCAATTGGTAACTAGTCGTCAACCTGATGATATCCCTGCATTTAATCGAGAATCATTAAAAGTTCTCGAAGGATAA
- a CDS encoding LysM peptidoglycan-binding domain-containing protein, with protein MQIHVVQQGDSVYQLANTYESSVADIIEANDLTSPDALAIGQALVIPIVGQFYFVQPGDTLTSIANQFGFTVQEIARINGLSINQTLSSGMRIYIPPIEKRPITSYAYVEPFGDTVSSTLETAAENRSPYLTYLALFSYQVNRDGTLKAPPAGNLFQTANANNTAMAMVITNLEEGAFSDELGHIIVTVSAVQNTLLTEIINTALQQGFRDVHFDLEFLPGDDREAYNQFLRTAKERLSQEGLLVSTALAPKTSGTQTGQWYEAHDYAAHGEIVDFVVLMTYEWGYSYGPPMAVSPLNSVRDVIEYAVSVIPPEKILMGQNLYGYDWTLPFVEGGGPAQAVSPQQAIQIAIENNAAIQFDPVAQAPFFTYTDSAGANHEVWFEDARSIQGKFDLIREFNLLGIAYWKLGLAFPQNWLLLNDQFTITKLE; from the coding sequence TTGCAAATTCACGTTGTGCAACAAGGAGATAGTGTATATCAACTTGCTAATACATATGAATCCTCCGTCGCTGATATTATAGAAGCAAATGATTTAACTTCTCCTGATGCACTTGCTATTGGGCAAGCACTTGTTATTCCAATTGTTGGTCAATTTTATTTTGTTCAACCTGGTGATACGTTAACTTCTATTGCTAATCAATTTGGTTTTACAGTACAGGAAATTGCACGGATTAATGGATTATCTATAAATCAGACATTATCGTCTGGCATGCGGATTTATATACCACCGATTGAAAAACGCCCTATCACTTCTTATGCTTATGTAGAACCTTTCGGGGATACAGTATCTTCAACTCTAGAAACAGCAGCAGAAAATAGATCTCCTTATTTAACCTACCTTGCACTATTTAGTTATCAAGTAAACCGAGATGGAACATTGAAGGCTCCTCCGGCTGGTAATTTATTTCAAACGGCAAATGCAAATAATACAGCAATGGCCATGGTTATAACCAATTTAGAAGAGGGCGCGTTCAGTGATGAACTGGGGCATATTATCGTTACCGTAAGTGCCGTACAAAATACATTGTTAACAGAAATTATCAATACAGCACTTCAACAAGGATTTAGAGACGTGCATTTTGACCTTGAATTTCTGCCTGGAGATGATCGCGAAGCTTATAATCAATTTCTTCGGACTGCAAAAGAACGTTTATCGCAGGAAGGGTTACTTGTCTCCACTGCGCTTGCTCCTAAAACAAGTGGTACTCAGACTGGACAGTGGTATGAAGCACATGATTATGCGGCCCATGGAGAAATAGTAGATTTTGTTGTTCTTATGACATATGAATGGGGATACAGCTACGGGCCTCCAATGGCAGTTTCCCCATTAAATTCGGTCCGTGATGTAATTGAATATGCTGTTTCCGTTATCCCACCGGAAAAAATATTGATGGGGCAAAATCTATATGGATACGATTGGACGCTTCCTTTTGTAGAAGGTGGTGGTCCAGCTCAAGCAGTCAGTCCACAACAAGCAATACAAATTGCTATCGAAAATAATGCTGCTATTCAATTTGATCCTGTAGCCCAAGCACCTTTTTTCACATATACAGATAGTGCTGGAGCAAATCATGAAGTTTGGTTTGAGGATGCTCGTTCGATTCAAGGTAAATTCGATTTAATTCGTGAATTCAACTTGCTTGGGATTGCTTATTGGAAACTCGGCTTAGCCTTCCCACAAAACTGGTTGTTACTAAACGATCAATTCACCATCACCAAACTAGAATAA
- a CDS encoding isochorismatase family cysteine hydrolase: MDFSPTNTAVVFVDLINDFQFDGGDDLLYNTKQIIPNIIKLRSFAKENNLPIIYVNDHYGLWQADFSKVIDYCSNEKSREIIEQVKPDDNDYFLIKPQHSAFFQTPLHSLLIELEKNHIILAGIAGDICILFSAKDAYMYKIKMSIPKNCMASEQKENNNYALYLMESVMDADISPV; encoded by the coding sequence ATGGATTTTTCACCTACAAATACTGCAGTAGTCTTTGTCGATTTAATCAATGATTTTCAATTTGATGGTGGAGACGACCTGCTTTACAATACGAAACAAATCATACCGAATATTATAAAACTACGCTCCTTTGCCAAAGAAAACAATTTACCTATTATCTATGTTAATGATCATTATGGCTTGTGGCAAGCTGATTTTAGCAAGGTAATCGATTATTGTTCGAATGAAAAAAGTAGAGAAATTATCGAACAGGTTAAACCCGATGACAATGATTACTTTTTGATTAAACCACAGCATTCCGCTTTTTTTCAAACTCCTCTTCATTCCTTACTTATAGAATTGGAGAAAAACCATATTATTCTTGCTGGAATAGCAGGAGATATTTGTATTTTGTTTAGTGCAAAAGATGCTTACATGTATAAAATAAAAATGTCTATTCCCAAAAATTGTATGGCTTCTGAACAAAAAGAAAACAATAACTACGCTTTATATTTAATGGAATCAGTTATGGATGCAGATATATCTCCAGTTTAG
- the tadA gene encoding tRNA adenosine(34) deaminase TadA, translated as MKDEITVSQDELFMAAAIREARRAWVLNEVPIGAVIVHDGEIIGKGFNLRESMQATLTHAELLAMQEANNEIGSWRLEDCTLYVTLEPCPMCAGAIVQSRMKRVVYGASDTKAGCAGTLMNLLNEPQFNHQVEVTSGILEQQCSTILKEFFKELREKKSKNTSADD; from the coding sequence GTGAAAGACGAAATAACAGTGAGCCAAGATGAATTATTTATGGCAGCTGCAATAAGAGAAGCAAGACGAGCGTGGGTTCTGAATGAAGTTCCAATTGGAGCAGTAATTGTTCATGATGGAGAAATTATTGGCAAAGGCTTTAATCTTCGTGAATCGATGCAAGCCACCCTCACACATGCTGAACTATTAGCCATGCAAGAAGCAAATAATGAAATTGGTAGTTGGCGATTAGAAGATTGTACGTTGTATGTCACATTGGAGCCTTGTCCGATGTGTGCAGGTGCGATTGTTCAATCAAGAATGAAACGGGTAGTTTATGGAGCATCTGATACGAAAGCAGGATGTGCGGGGACTTTAATGAACTTGTTAAATGAACCTCAATTTAATCACCAAGTTGAGGTAACATCTGGAATTTTAGAGCAACAATGTAGTACAATTTTAAAAGAATTTTTCAAAGAACTAAGAGAAAAAAAGTCTAAAAATACTTCGGCAGATGACTAG